The Flavobacteriales bacterium genome includes a region encoding these proteins:
- a CDS encoding sigma-70 family RNA polymerase sigma factor produces MKHEIKDRTLIKQYIQGNEACLEMLINKHKNKVFTTILLIVNDRYIAEDLFQETFIKVIKTFKSGKYNEEGKFLPWVIRIARNLAIDHFRKSKRMPTITTEDGEDVFRTIEIDYTNREEQYVKSHTEQTVRDLINLLPDEQKQVLVLRHYGDLSFKEIADLTNVSINTALGRMRYALNNMRKLIAEKSISLQ; encoded by the coding sequence ATGAAACATGAAATTAAAGATCGTACTTTAATTAAGCAGTACATTCAAGGAAACGAGGCTTGCCTTGAAATGCTTATCAACAAACACAAAAACAAAGTTTTCACTACTATTTTGTTGATTGTAAATGATCGATACATAGCAGAAGATTTGTTTCAAGAAACCTTTATTAAAGTTATAAAAACCTTTAAATCGGGAAAATATAACGAAGAAGGTAAATTTCTACCATGGGTAATTCGCATTGCGAGAAACTTGGCTATAGATCATTTTCGAAAATCCAAAAGAATGCCAACAATAACTACGGAAGATGGCGAGGATGTGTTCAGAACTATTGAAATTGATTATACCAATAGAGAAGAGCAATATGTAAAATCTCATACAGAGCAAACGGTTCGAGATCTTATCAACCTGCTACCTGATGAGCAAAAACAGGTGCTTGTTTTGAGACATTATGGCGATTTAAGTTTTAAGGAAATTGCCGATTTAACAAATGTAAGTATAAACACTGCTTTGGGCAGAATGAGATATGCTTTGAATAATATGAGAAAATTAATTGCAGAGAAATCAATTTCATTGCAATAA